The Opitutales bacterium ASA1 genome window below encodes:
- a CDS encoding outer membrane protein transport protein — protein MTSRLASPIRSLPIYASFAGTVIASAPQAFAGGMALTMQNGAHLAHAYAAAASAEDASTVYYNPAGLVLLDRPQFVAAAAHVDLRGRFADGGSTTAGAFPTGGGAGGDVGLARVVPSLYLAVPVRDSWSFGLGVSAPFGLATEYDAGWVGRYHALRSELETINVNPAVAWRASERLSLGAGYNWRRAEATLSNAIDFGLIGFLQGVPGLVPGAADGAVRIQGSDTAGGFNVGALYEVADGARIGVHYRSKTSHRLEGRADFTGVPAPFAPLFADQDAVAPLVLPEIVSVSWFQHLTPSFALMADWSTWKWSRFAELSVDFADPLTPDSSQRHDWRDASIYSLGLRWQSSRHFTWRTGVAYNETPVPDAARRTARIPDSDRVWLGLGLAWNFSSSAKFDLGWAHLFMKDSTVANDDGLGHLLVGDYSLEVDIVSAQLSWGF, from the coding sequence ATGACGTCGCGCCTCGCCTCGCCGATCCGCTCGCTTCCGATCTACGCCTCGTTCGCCGGCACCGTGATCGCCTCCGCGCCGCAAGCCTTCGCCGGCGGCATGGCACTCACGATGCAGAACGGTGCACACCTCGCCCACGCCTACGCCGCGGCTGCCTCCGCCGAAGACGCCTCGACCGTCTACTACAACCCCGCCGGCCTCGTCCTCCTCGATCGACCGCAGTTCGTCGCCGCCGCCGCGCACGTCGATCTACGTGGACGCTTCGCCGACGGCGGCTCGACCACGGCGGGCGCGTTTCCCACGGGAGGTGGCGCCGGCGGCGACGTCGGTCTCGCGCGCGTCGTGCCGTCGCTGTACCTCGCCGTCCCGGTGCGCGACTCGTGGTCGTTCGGCCTCGGCGTGAGCGCACCTTTCGGTCTCGCCACCGAATACGACGCAGGCTGGGTCGGCCGCTACCACGCTCTGCGGTCGGAGCTGGAGACGATCAACGTCAACCCCGCCGTCGCATGGCGCGCTTCCGAGCGCCTCTCCCTCGGGGCCGGCTACAATTGGCGCCGCGCCGAGGCCACGCTCTCCAACGCGATCGACTTCGGTCTGATCGGTTTTCTCCAAGGCGTACCCGGCCTCGTCCCCGGCGCCGCCGACGGCGCGGTGCGTATCCAAGGCTCGGATACCGCCGGCGGCTTCAACGTCGGCGCGCTCTACGAAGTCGCCGACGGCGCCCGCATCGGCGTGCACTACCGCTCGAAGACCAGTCACCGGCTGGAAGGGCGCGCCGACTTCACCGGCGTCCCGGCGCCGTTCGCGCCGCTGTTCGCCGATCAGGACGCCGTCGCACCCCTCGTCCTTCCGGAGATCGTATCCGTTTCCTGGTTTCAACACCTCACGCCTTCGTTCGCCCTCATGGCCGATTGGAGCACGTGGAAATGGAGCCGCTTCGCCGAACTCTCCGTCGACTTCGCCGACCCGCTCACGCCCGATTCGTCGCAGCGCCACGACTGGCGCGACGCATCCATCTACTCCCTCGGCCTGCGCTGGCAGTCCTCCCGACACTTCACGTGGCGCACCGGAGTCGCCTACAACGAAACACCGGTCCCCGACGCCGCACGCCGCACCGCTCGCATCCCCGACTCCGACCGCGTGTGGCTCGGCCTCGGGCTCGCGTGGAACTTCTCCTCCTCCGCCAAGTTCGATCTCGGCTGGGCTCACCTCTTCATGAAGGACTCCACCGTCGCCAACGACGACGGCCTCGGCCACCTCCTCGTCGGCGACTACTCGCTCGAAGTCGACATCGTCAGCGCCCAGCTTTCCTGGGGCTTCTGA